A genomic region of Xanthomonas campestris pv. phormiicola contains the following coding sequences:
- a CDS encoding Ig-like domain repeat protein: MTQPHRRPRSAPRARFPARLGLLLAMGLPMLAQAAVPATLSLQQGWQVRLAPGEAHAKDFPKAAQWLPAQVPGTVQTDLIAAGVVPDPFYRDNEAKIQWAGLSDWQYQTRFKAEAALLAREHVELVFDGLDTFAEVYLNGKKLLAADNMFRQWRVDAKPLLKRGDNVLEVRLFSPIKKIQPWLAKQPYALPGAYDSAFGDEPVARHSSTYVRKAPYTFGWDWGPRIVTAGIWQDVRVEAWDALRVEGLHVAQQRVDADVAQLLAQLEVQAGRSGEVQLELDVLGPDGQRVAQLSQKSVLDPGSNTLTVPVRIAKPQRWFPAGYGKQDLYTFKARIRDAAGDSYATQRVTGLRSVELRRDTDQWGKGFAIVVNGIPVFAKGANLIPFDSFPSRVDDARRHAILQSARDANMNMLRMWGGGHYQPDSFYEDADRLGIMIWQDFMFGGAIPPYDVAFRENTRAEAEAQVKRLGDHPSIVIWCGNNEVQTGWENWGDRVKFKQSIDPEERSRIERGMTTLFGTVLREAVSKYDSDTPYWATSPGTDFDGAADQPDDGDMHYWKVWGGPALPVTDYLNVTPRFMSEYGLQSFPEMRTIRAFAEPGDLQPESPVMRAHQKFDKGNGNQRLLLYIRRAFGEPKDFESFVYLSQLMQAEGIALAAEHLRASRPQSMGSLYWQLNDVWPGASWSSLDYFGRWKALHYHAKRFYAPELIAALRNDKGQTEVTLVSDRTTPLAARWRMRVMDVSGKVLSKSEKPVTLAPLSSVRVGSFSDAQLLRRADPLRSFAVFELLDGARVLSRNLVFFDAAKNLHLPSPNIRSELRADGDGYALTLTSNTLAREVWLAFGDLDATLSDNAFDLLPGEPLTVHVRSAATLEQLRGALQVRDLAATLAGAPPEPAEAK, encoded by the coding sequence ATGACCCAGCCGCACCGCCGTCCCCGTTCCGCGCCGCGCGCGCGCTTCCCCGCCCGGCTCGGGCTGCTGCTGGCCATGGGCCTGCCGATGTTGGCCCAGGCGGCGGTGCCGGCGACGCTGTCGCTGCAACAGGGCTGGCAGGTGCGGCTGGCGCCGGGCGAGGCGCATGCCAAGGACTTCCCGAAGGCCGCGCAGTGGCTGCCGGCGCAGGTGCCGGGCACGGTGCAGACCGACCTGATCGCGGCCGGGGTGGTGCCCGACCCGTTCTATCGCGACAACGAAGCCAAGATCCAGTGGGCCGGGTTGAGCGACTGGCAGTACCAGACCCGCTTCAAGGCCGAAGCCGCGCTGCTCGCGCGCGAGCACGTGGAACTGGTGTTCGACGGCCTGGACACCTTCGCCGAGGTCTATCTCAACGGCAAGAAGCTGCTCGCCGCCGACAACATGTTCCGGCAGTGGCGCGTCGACGCCAAGCCGCTGCTCAAGCGCGGCGACAACGTACTGGAAGTGCGGCTGTTCTCGCCGATCAAGAAGATCCAGCCGTGGCTGGCCAAGCAGCCGTACGCGCTGCCCGGCGCCTACGACTCGGCGTTCGGCGACGAACCGGTGGCGCGGCACAGCTCCACCTACGTGCGCAAGGCGCCGTACACCTTCGGCTGGGACTGGGGTCCGCGCATCGTCACCGCCGGCATCTGGCAGGACGTGCGCGTGGAAGCCTGGGACGCGCTGCGCGTGGAAGGCCTGCACGTCGCCCAGCAACGCGTCGATGCGGACGTGGCGCAACTGCTCGCGCAACTGGAAGTCCAGGCCGGCCGCAGCGGCGAGGTGCAACTGGAGCTGGACGTGCTCGGCCCCGACGGCCAGCGCGTGGCGCAGCTGAGCCAGAAGTCGGTGCTCGATCCGGGCAGCAACACGCTCACCGTGCCGGTGCGCATCGCCAAGCCGCAGCGCTGGTTCCCCGCCGGCTACGGCAAGCAGGACCTGTACACGTTCAAGGCGCGCATCCGCGACGCCGCCGGCGACAGCTACGCCACCCAGCGCGTCACCGGCCTGCGCAGCGTCGAGCTGCGCCGCGACACCGACCAGTGGGGCAAGGGCTTCGCGATCGTGGTCAACGGCATCCCGGTGTTCGCCAAGGGCGCCAACCTGATCCCGTTCGACAGTTTCCCGAGCCGGGTGGACGACGCGCGGCGGCACGCCATCCTGCAATCGGCGCGCGACGCCAACATGAACATGCTGCGCATGTGGGGCGGCGGCCACTACCAGCCGGACAGCTTCTACGAGGACGCCGACCGTCTCGGCATCATGATCTGGCAGGACTTCATGTTCGGCGGCGCAATCCCGCCCTACGACGTGGCGTTCCGCGAGAACACCCGCGCCGAGGCCGAGGCGCAGGTCAAGCGCCTGGGCGACCATCCCAGCATCGTGATCTGGTGCGGCAACAACGAAGTGCAGACCGGCTGGGAAAACTGGGGCGACCGGGTCAAGTTCAAGCAATCGATCGATCCGGAGGAACGCAGCCGCATCGAGCGCGGCATGACCACCCTGTTCGGCACCGTGCTGCGCGAGGCGGTGAGCAAGTACGACAGCGACACCCCGTACTGGGCCACTTCGCCCGGCACCGATTTCGACGGCGCCGCCGACCAGCCCGACGACGGCGACATGCACTACTGGAAGGTGTGGGGCGGCCCGGCGCTGCCGGTCACCGACTACCTCAACGTGACCCCGCGCTTCATGTCCGAATACGGCCTGCAGTCGTTCCCGGAGATGCGCACCATCCGCGCCTTCGCCGAACCCGGCGACCTGCAGCCGGAATCGCCGGTGATGCGCGCGCACCAGAAGTTCGACAAGGGCAACGGCAACCAGCGCCTGCTGCTGTACATCCGCCGCGCATTCGGCGAGCCCAAGGACTTCGAGAGCTTCGTGTACCTGAGCCAGCTGATGCAGGCCGAGGGCATCGCCCTGGCCGCCGAGCACCTGCGCGCGTCGCGGCCGCAGTCGATGGGCTCGCTGTACTGGCAGCTCAACGACGTGTGGCCGGGCGCGTCCTGGTCGAGCCTGGACTATTTCGGCCGCTGGAAGGCGCTGCATTACCACGCCAAGCGCTTCTACGCGCCGGAGCTGATTGCCGCGCTGCGCAACGACAAGGGCCAGACCGAGGTGACGCTGGTCTCCGACCGCACCACGCCGCTGGCCGCGCGCTGGCGCATGCGGGTGATGGACGTGTCCGGCAAGGTGCTGAGCAAGAGCGAGAAGCCGGTGACCCTGGCGCCGCTGTCCAGCGTGCGCGTGGGCAGCTTCAGCGATGCGCAGCTGCTGCGCCGCGCCGATCCGCTGCGCAGCTTCGCGGTGTTCGAACTGCTAGACGGCGCGCGCGTGCTGTCGCGCAACCTGGTGTTCTTCGATGCGGCCAAGAATCTGCACCTGCCCAGCCCCAACATCCGCAGCGAGCTGCGCGCCGACGGCGACGGCTACGCGCTGACCCTGACCAGCAACACCCTGGCGCGCGAAGTGTGGCTGGCGTTCGGCGACCTGGACGCCACGCTGTCCGACAACGCCTTCGACCTGCTGCCGGGCGAGCCGCTGACCGTGCACGTGCGCAGCGCCGCCACGCTGGAACAGCTGCGCGGCGCCTTGCAGGTGCGCGATCTGGCAGCCACCCTGGCCGGTGCGCCACCCGAGCCGGCGGAGGCGAAGTGA
- a CDS encoding family 20 glycosylhydrolase, whose amino-acid sequence MIAAGARQRTPHRPTTAPAGVAATSRTTWLGLALFALTAVLSGCDRQAPAAADTAKPAAAPAPAAPKPVSTAPLPLIPAPAQVKRGSATLTIGTGSTLSVPTDDEAAMRVARQLATLLEKTRGLSLEVRAETIPANGAIRLQMNPNAPVEAPEGYGLDVDGSTMLIQARDERGLFYGAMSAWQLLTPDAGKGEVDVPEVKIRDWPRFGWRGLLLDVARHFHGPDTVKHVIDAMAEHKLNVLHLHLTDDQGWRIEIKRYPKLTEIGAWRTPPGAGTQGVPDRYGGFYTQDQIRDLVAYAAARHVTIVPELDMPGHAQAAVAAYPELVGVTRQRPKVSVDWGVNPYLFDTDEKSMTFIQGVLDEVLQLFPSPYIHIGGDEAVKDQWERSPAVRAQMRKLGVKDAHAMQGWFNQQLSDYLTKHERRLIGWDEILEGGLPASASVMSWRGVDGAVTAAKQGHDVVLAPAGWLYLDNLQSARSDEPNGRLAVLPLQKVYEFDPVPAALSAEDAKHVLGAQAALWAEYIPSAWHIDHALFPRLDALAEAAWSPMAVRGWDGFLQRLPAQLNRYRALGIDYGDGAFAPDIAIQGGDNTALDSGKASIVLGNQARFGSFRYTTDGSEPKADSPRYAKPFEVTLPVTVRAATFADDGSVLAAPRTRILDRPGLLSRDTQGLGACADGSLGLRVPLLPDMPGKDTPVFNIDLFGSCWRYADARLDGIASIRIDAARLARNYGLAHEQAKVKHYPARTAHGELEVRLGDCKGKLLARIPLPGGKALGEQFSLEAPLPKQTGTHDLCLRSTARINGPYYAIGAVHLIETTAQAPPAAAR is encoded by the coding sequence ATGATTGCAGCAGGTGCACGCCAGCGCACGCCACACCGCCCGACGACCGCCCCGGCGGGCGTCGCGGCGACGTCCCGCACCACGTGGCTGGGGCTTGCCCTGTTCGCCCTCACTGCCGTGCTGAGCGGCTGCGACCGCCAGGCCCCCGCCGCGGCGGACACGGCCAAGCCCGCTGCAGCGCCCGCACCGGCTGCGCCGAAACCGGTCAGCACCGCGCCGTTGCCGCTGATTCCGGCGCCGGCGCAGGTCAAGCGCGGCAGCGCCACGCTGACCATCGGCACCGGCAGCACGCTGTCGGTCCCGACCGACGACGAGGCGGCCATGCGCGTGGCCCGGCAACTGGCCACGCTGCTGGAGAAAACCCGCGGCCTGTCGCTGGAGGTGCGCGCCGAGACCATTCCGGCCAACGGCGCCATCCGCCTGCAGATGAACCCCAACGCCCCGGTGGAAGCGCCGGAAGGCTACGGGCTGGACGTGGACGGCAGCACCATGCTGATCCAGGCGCGCGACGAACGCGGCCTGTTCTACGGCGCGATGAGCGCCTGGCAGCTGCTCACCCCCGATGCCGGCAAGGGCGAGGTGGACGTGCCGGAGGTCAAGATCCGCGACTGGCCGCGCTTCGGCTGGCGCGGCCTGCTGCTCGACGTGGCCCGCCATTTCCACGGCCCGGACACGGTCAAGCACGTCATCGATGCGATGGCCGAGCACAAGCTCAACGTGCTGCACCTGCACCTGACCGACGACCAGGGCTGGCGCATCGAGATCAAGCGCTATCCCAAGCTCACCGAGATCGGCGCCTGGCGCACCCCGCCCGGCGCCGGCACGCAGGGCGTGCCCGACCGCTACGGCGGCTTCTACACCCAGGACCAGATCCGCGACCTGGTTGCCTACGCCGCTGCGCGGCACGTCACCATCGTGCCGGAACTGGACATGCCCGGGCATGCGCAGGCGGCGGTGGCGGCGTATCCGGAACTGGTCGGCGTGACCAGGCAGCGGCCGAAGGTGTCGGTGGACTGGGGCGTCAATCCCTACCTGTTCGACACCGACGAAAAGAGCATGACCTTCATCCAGGGCGTGCTCGACGAAGTGCTGCAGCTGTTCCCCTCGCCGTACATCCATATCGGCGGCGACGAAGCGGTCAAGGACCAGTGGGAGCGGTCGCCCGCGGTGCGCGCGCAGATGCGCAAGCTCGGGGTCAAGGATGCGCATGCGATGCAGGGCTGGTTCAACCAGCAGCTGTCCGACTACCTGACCAAGCACGAGCGGCGCCTGATCGGCTGGGACGAGATCCTGGAAGGCGGCCTGCCGGCGAGCGCGTCGGTGATGTCCTGGCGCGGCGTCGACGGCGCGGTGACCGCGGCCAAGCAGGGCCACGACGTGGTGCTGGCGCCGGCCGGCTGGCTGTACCTGGACAATCTGCAGAGCGCACGCAGCGACGAGCCCAACGGCCGCCTGGCGGTGCTGCCGCTGCAGAAGGTCTACGAGTTCGATCCGGTCCCGGCCGCGCTCAGCGCCGAGGACGCCAAGCACGTGCTCGGCGCGCAGGCCGCGCTGTGGGCCGAATACATTCCCTCGGCCTGGCATATCGACCACGCGCTGTTCCCGCGCCTGGACGCACTGGCCGAGGCGGCGTGGTCGCCGATGGCCGTGCGCGGCTGGGACGGCTTCCTGCAGCGCCTGCCGGCGCAGCTCAACCGCTACCGCGCGCTCGGCATCGACTACGGCGACGGCGCGTTCGCGCCGGACATCGCCATCCAGGGCGGCGACAACACCGCGCTGGACAGCGGCAAGGCCAGCATCGTGCTCGGCAACCAGGCCAGGTTCGGCAGCTTCCGCTACACCACCGACGGCAGCGAGCCCAAGGCCGATTCGCCGCGCTACGCCAAGCCGTTCGAGGTGACCCTGCCGGTCACCGTGCGCGCGGCCACCTTCGCCGACGACGGCAGCGTGCTGGCCGCACCGCGCACCCGCATCCTCGACCGCCCCGGCCTGCTCAGCCGCGACACCCAGGGCCTGGGGGCCTGCGCCGACGGCAGCCTGGGCCTGCGCGTGCCGCTGCTGCCGGACATGCCGGGCAAGGACACGCCGGTGTTCAACATCGACCTGTTCGGCAGCTGCTGGCGCTACGCCGACGCGCGCCTGGACGGCATCGCCAGCATCCGCATCGATGCGGCGCGGCTGGCGCGCAACTACGGGCTGGCGCACGAGCAGGCCAAGGTCAAGCATTACCCGGCCAGGACCGCGCACGGCGAACTGGAAGTGCGCCTGGGCGACTGCAAGGGCAAGCTGCTGGCGCGGATCCCGCTGCCGGGCGGCAAGGCCCTTGGCGAGCAGTTCTCGCTGGAAGCGCCGTTGCCCAAGCAAACCGGAACGCACGACCTGTGCCTGCGTTCGACCGCCCGCATCAACGGCCCGTACTACGCCATCGGCGCCGTCCACCTGATCGAAACCACCGCGCAGGCGCCCCCCGCCGCCGCGCGTTGA
- a CDS encoding glycosyl hydrolase family 18 protein yields MMKRFAGLLLALSMVCAPAMAKNPTALFYLMSTQKSTNSFLANVDKIDVVVPTWYGVDQNGLVNGTPNTYIYDIAKQKKLRVMPILSMTTGRDGFHKLMHDEEAKQRMIASLLIHGKKNGYYGFQFDFENIAWTDRDAYTLMVKQTADALHKAGFKMSVAVVPNAPGYAEGGPFSKWMWEYWRGAYDLKALGQAVDLVSLMTYDQHTRWTTPGPVDGMVWMKKHLDYALTQVPKEKLSLGIATYGYRWYTGNPVKADGTEASNISANYIDADESFPLAIEQNATVQWDAQEQESWFYFYRDDMREWVFRPDARSFRARYALVKEYGLEGFSCWVLGAEDPKVWDELPTASR; encoded by the coding sequence ATGATGAAGCGATTCGCCGGGCTGCTGCTTGCCCTGTCCATGGTCTGCGCTCCGGCCATGGCCAAGAACCCGACCGCGCTGTTCTATCTGATGAGCACGCAGAAATCGACCAACTCGTTCCTGGCCAACGTCGACAAGATCGACGTGGTGGTGCCGACCTGGTACGGCGTGGACCAGAACGGCCTGGTCAACGGCACCCCCAACACCTACATCTACGACATCGCCAAGCAGAAGAAGCTGCGGGTGATGCCGATCCTGTCGATGACCACCGGCCGCGACGGCTTCCACAAGCTGATGCACGACGAGGAGGCGAAGCAGCGCATGATCGCTTCGCTGCTGATCCACGGCAAAAAGAACGGCTACTACGGCTTCCAGTTCGATTTCGAGAATATCGCCTGGACCGACCGCGACGCCTACACGCTGATGGTCAAGCAGACCGCCGACGCGCTGCACAAGGCCGGCTTCAAGATGTCGGTGGCGGTGGTGCCGAACGCACCCGGCTACGCCGAGGGCGGGCCGTTCTCCAAGTGGATGTGGGAGTACTGGCGCGGCGCCTACGACCTGAAGGCGCTGGGCCAGGCGGTGGACCTGGTCAGCCTGATGACCTACGACCAGCACACCCGCTGGACCACGCCCGGCCCGGTCGACGGCATGGTGTGGATGAAGAAGCATCTGGACTATGCGCTGACCCAGGTGCCGAAGGAGAAGCTGTCGCTGGGCATCGCCACCTATGGCTACCGCTGGTACACCGGCAACCCGGTCAAGGCCGACGGCACCGAAGCCTCCAACATCTCGGCGAACTATATCGACGCCGACGAGTCCTTCCCGCTGGCGATCGAGCAGAACGCCACCGTGCAGTGGGATGCGCAGGAGCAGGAGTCGTGGTTCTACTTCTACCGCGACGACATGCGCGAGTGGGTGTTCCGCCCGGACGCGCGCAGCTTCCGCGCGCGCTACGCCCTGGTCAAGGAATACGGCCTGGAAGGCTTCAGCTGCTGGGTGCTGGGCGCCGAGGATCCGAAGGTGTGGGACGAGCTGCCGACCGCATCGCGCTGA
- a CDS encoding alpha-L-fucosidase produces the protein MPFDRRLRPRRSRRLRSFSLALSAVLCTSAFLAAADDAASPTAPTATTLSPEQIDQQWLQATARYAPERARLVREADAGARKGPFRPDWTSLKHYRSPGWYDNAKFGIFIHWGVFSVPAFGNEWYSRNMYQPDAKDSQDYAHHREKYGPQSTFGYKDLIPLFTAPKFDPQGWAKLFREAGARYVVPVAEHHDGFAMYDSQLSDWTATKMGPRRDVIGELSKAIRAEGLHFGLSSHRAEHNWFFDGGRSFESDVNDPRYAGLYGPAQIRLPGKDDADVANDWTPVSQAWLDDWLARTTELIDRYDPELIYFDWWIAHPTFRSTLPTMLSYYYNHAAARGDGVVVNYKLGAFPEGAGTLDIERGQLTGIHPTHWQTDTSVSNASWGYVENDTYKTPTFIVHMLVDVVSKNGNLMLNIGPRADGSIPDTERDILLSIGKWLKTNGEAIYDSQPWRTYGEGPTEVVGGTFQDTKTKPYTAEDFRFTTGHGALYAIELGWPGDGRAVIRSLAAADGVRGVTLLATGKKVPFEQRADGLHLTLPAKPAGEHAYVFRIDLPSPTSTR, from the coding sequence ATGCCGTTCGACCGCCGCCTCCGTCCGCGCCGTAGCCGCCGCCTGCGCTCCTTTTCGCTCGCCCTGTCCGCTGTGCTGTGCACCAGCGCCTTCCTTGCCGCGGCGGACGATGCCGCCTCGCCGACCGCGCCCACCGCCACCACCCTCAGTCCCGAACAGATCGACCAGCAGTGGTTGCAGGCCACCGCCAGGTACGCGCCCGAACGCGCGCGGCTGGTGCGCGAAGCCGATGCCGGCGCGCGCAAGGGGCCGTTCCGCCCGGACTGGACCTCGCTGAAGCACTACCGTTCGCCCGGCTGGTACGACAACGCCAAGTTCGGCATCTTCATCCACTGGGGCGTGTTCTCGGTGCCGGCCTTCGGCAACGAGTGGTATTCGCGCAACATGTACCAACCCGACGCCAAGGACAGCCAGGACTACGCGCACCACCGCGAGAAGTACGGCCCGCAGTCCACCTTCGGCTACAAGGACCTGATCCCGCTGTTCACCGCGCCCAAGTTCGACCCGCAGGGCTGGGCCAAGCTGTTCCGCGAGGCCGGCGCGCGCTACGTGGTGCCGGTGGCCGAACACCACGACGGCTTCGCGATGTACGACTCGCAGCTGTCGGACTGGACCGCGACCAAGATGGGCCCCAGGCGTGACGTGATCGGCGAACTGTCCAAGGCGATCCGCGCCGAAGGCCTGCATTTCGGCCTGTCCTCGCACCGCGCCGAGCACAACTGGTTCTTCGATGGCGGCCGCAGCTTCGAGTCGGACGTCAACGATCCGCGCTACGCCGGCCTGTACGGCCCGGCGCAGATCCGCCTTCCCGGCAAGGACGACGCTGACGTCGCCAACGACTGGACGCCGGTGTCGCAGGCGTGGCTGGACGACTGGCTGGCGCGCACCACCGAACTGATCGACCGCTACGACCCGGAGCTGATCTACTTCGACTGGTGGATCGCGCACCCGACCTTCCGCAGCACCCTGCCGACCATGCTGTCGTACTACTACAACCATGCTGCCGCGCGCGGCGACGGGGTGGTGGTGAACTACAAGCTCGGCGCGTTCCCGGAAGGCGCCGGCACGCTGGACATCGAGCGCGGCCAGCTCACCGGCATCCATCCGACCCACTGGCAGACCGACACCTCGGTCAGCAACGCCTCGTGGGGCTATGTGGAGAACGACACCTACAAGACGCCCACCTTCATCGTGCACATGCTGGTGGACGTGGTCAGCAAGAACGGCAACCTGATGCTCAACATCGGCCCGCGCGCCGACGGCTCGATCCCCGACACCGAGCGCGACATCCTGCTGTCGATCGGCAAGTGGCTGAAGACCAACGGCGAGGCGATCTACGACAGCCAGCCGTGGCGCACCTACGGCGAAGGCCCGACCGAAGTGGTCGGCGGCACCTTCCAGGACACCAAGACCAAGCCCTACACCGCCGAGGATTTCCGCTTCACCACCGGCCACGGCGCGCTGTACGCGATCGAGCTGGGCTGGCCGGGCGACGGCAGGGCGGTGATCCGCTCGCTCGCCGCCGCCGACGGCGTGCGCGGCGTGACCCTGCTGGCCACCGGCAAGAAAGTGCCGTTCGAACAGCGCGCCGACGGCCTGCACCTGACCCTGCCGGCCAAGCCCGCCGGCGAACACGCCTACGTGTTCCGCATCGACCTGCCCTCCCCCACCTCCACCCGCTGA
- a CDS encoding TonB-dependent receptor, with translation MNSRTTTLAVSIMAALYLSGTGIAAAQEAPASGNASKSVQELDTITVTGYRASLEKSQAVKRSANSIVDAISAEDIGKFPDTNAAESLAHLPGISVDRQFGEGEKVSINGTDPALNRVLLNGQTIASGDWGGNPTDTSGRTFNYTLLSPEIIGLMEVYKTPEARIDEGSIGGTVIVHTRKPLDLPKNTIRGSVGYNYNDRSEEGNPRGSALWSWKNDDETFGALISATHDKQDISRAGIEFFGYGTGANIPSTATITGDGGNVATAKIPAGINSAYFQQTRERNGLQGALQWKPNEQNEFNLTGIYIKGKYNNFSESRYVCTSCGSPSTADPSVSINNQRLVTQANVQNGYITSATVSDGSLAQPYAQLDANYRESEVVTKSLNLRHDFYGDKWVLTSQVGTTEATGGKNPEYLMKFLLQNGGYNFNYDGSHTGVTYDDNSASNWGLASGQQAGGLEYTTTKDKEKYFQFDAARDLDWGPLNKLQLGYKYINHDNGQNSRGNALYADQDILLTDFSPGTTPNGLYDGLGASGDLTNWPTASRSAILKYLKSLPQGAMLPKYGQIFDVKEITSDLYAQLNFESGKLRGNLGLRYVDTKDKSSYWQTNDGGATYTPVQSSTHYYKPLPSFNIAYDLDDDKVLRFSAAKVIARPRYGDLAGSFTLNSTSGDLTASGGNPDLKPYQSNNYDLAAEWYFAPSSMLSAEVFYRDISSYIVTTTTTENLSDPTNNIVNQPYSVTRPENATGAKVKGASLNYQQAFGYGFGLQANYTYAESNSSNGLNLPYLSKNTYNVIPYWENGPWMVRVNYSYRSKYFTQIGRLESNVFTDEYKQLDLTASYEINDWMSVSVSATNLLDSTYYWYNEVKYAPIGMYKNGRGYQAQLNFKF, from the coding sequence ATGAATAGCCGCACCACCACTTTAGCCGTCAGCATCATGGCTGCGTTGTATCTGTCCGGTACCGGCATCGCCGCCGCCCAGGAAGCGCCCGCTTCCGGCAACGCTTCCAAGAGCGTGCAAGAACTCGACACCATCACCGTCACCGGCTACCGCGCCTCGCTGGAGAAGAGCCAGGCGGTCAAGCGCTCGGCCAACTCCATCGTCGACGCGATCAGCGCCGAGGACATCGGCAAGTTCCCGGACACCAACGCCGCCGAGTCGCTGGCGCACCTGCCCGGCATCAGCGTCGATCGCCAGTTCGGCGAAGGCGAAAAGGTCAGCATCAACGGCACCGATCCGGCGCTGAACCGCGTGCTGCTCAACGGCCAGACCATCGCCTCGGGCGACTGGGGCGGCAACCCGACCGACACCAGCGGCCGTACCTTCAACTACACCCTGCTGTCGCCGGAAATCATCGGCCTGATGGAGGTCTACAAGACCCCGGAAGCGCGCATCGACGAAGGCTCGATCGGCGGCACCGTGATCGTGCACACCCGCAAGCCGCTGGACCTGCCGAAGAACACCATCCGCGGCTCGGTCGGCTACAACTACAACGACCGCTCGGAAGAAGGCAACCCGCGCGGCTCGGCGCTGTGGAGCTGGAAGAACGACGACGAGACCTTCGGCGCGTTGATCTCCGCCACGCACGACAAGCAGGACATCTCGCGCGCTGGCATCGAGTTCTTCGGCTACGGCACCGGCGCCAATATTCCATCCACGGCTACGATCACGGGCGACGGTGGTAACGTCGCTACCGCCAAGATCCCGGCCGGCATCAACAGCGCCTACTTCCAGCAGACCCGCGAGCGCAACGGCCTGCAGGGCGCGCTGCAGTGGAAGCCGAACGAACAGAACGAGTTCAACCTGACCGGCATCTACATCAAGGGCAAGTACAACAACTTCAGCGAATCGCGCTACGTCTGTACCTCCTGTGGCTCTCCTTCGACCGCCGATCCGAGCGTAAGTATCAATAACCAGCGCCTGGTCACCCAGGCCAACGTGCAGAACGGCTACATCACCTCGGCCACCGTTTCCGACGGCAGCCTGGCGCAGCCCTACGCGCAGCTGGACGCCAACTATCGCGAGAGCGAGGTGGTCACCAAGAGCCTGAACCTGCGCCACGACTTCTACGGCGACAAGTGGGTGCTTACCTCGCAGGTCGGCACCACGGAAGCAACCGGCGGCAAGAATCCCGAATACCTGATGAAGTTCCTGCTGCAGAACGGCGGCTACAACTTCAACTACGACGGCTCCCACACCGGCGTCACCTACGACGACAACTCGGCGTCCAACTGGGGCCTGGCCTCGGGCCAGCAGGCCGGCGGCCTGGAATACACGACCACCAAGGACAAGGAAAAGTACTTCCAGTTCGATGCGGCGCGCGACCTGGATTGGGGTCCGCTGAACAAACTTCAGCTCGGCTACAAGTACATCAACCACGACAATGGTCAGAATTCACGCGGCAACGCGCTATACGCCGACCAGGACATCCTGCTCACCGATTTCAGCCCGGGCACCACCCCCAACGGCCTATACGACGGGCTGGGCGCCAGCGGCGATCTGACCAACTGGCCCACAGCCAGTCGCAGCGCGATCCTGAAATACCTGAAGTCGCTGCCGCAGGGCGCCATGCTGCCCAAGTATGGTCAGATCTTCGATGTCAAGGAGATCACCAGCGACCTGTACGCACAGTTGAACTTCGAGTCTGGCAAGTTGCGCGGCAATCTCGGCCTGCGCTATGTGGACACCAAGGACAAGTCCTCCTACTGGCAGACCAACGATGGCGGCGCCACCTACACCCCGGTGCAGAGCAGCACGCATTATTACAAGCCGCTGCCGAGCTTCAATATCGCCTATGACCTAGACGACGACAAGGTGCTGCGCTTCTCGGCGGCCAAAGTCATCGCCCGCCCTCGCTACGGCGATCTGGCCGGTTCGTTCACGCTCAACAGCACCAGTGGCGACCTGACCGCCAGCGGCGGCAACCCGGACCTCAAGCCCTATCAGTCGAACAACTACGACCTGGCGGCAGAATGGTACTTCGCGCCTTCCAGCATGCTGTCGGCGGAAGTGTTCTACCGCGACATCAGCTCCTACATCGTCACCACGACGACGACGGAGAACCTGAGCGACCCGACCAACAACATCGTCAACCAGCCCTACAGCGTCACCCGGCCGGAGAACGCGACGGGCGCCAAGGTCAAGGGCGCATCGCTGAACTATCAGCAGGCGTTCGGTTACGGCTTCGGCCTGCAAGCCAACTACACCTATGCCGAATCCAACAGCAGCAACGGCCTGAACCTGCCGTACCTGTCCAAGAATACCTACAACGTGATCCCCTACTGGGAAAACGGCCCGTGGATGGTGCGCGTGAACTACAGCTACCGCTCCAAGTACTTCACCCAGATCGGCCGTCTGGAATCGAACGTGTTCACCGACGAGTACAAGCAACTCGACCTGACCGCCTCGTACGAGATCAACGACTGGATGAGCGTCAGCGTCAGCGCCACCAACCTGCTCGACTCCACGTACTACTGGTACAACGAGGTCAAGTACGCGCCGATCGGCATGTACAAGAACGGCCGCGGCTACCAGGCGCAGCTGAACTTCAAGTTCTGA